One genomic region from Curtobacterium sp. 9128 encodes:
- a CDS encoding ABC transporter ATP-binding protein, producing MSIDNDIAQETRSPFTDAPAVVTVKNVSKRFTIRKDNSLKERIVTLGRAGRRHSEDFWALKDISLDIPAGTTIGLLGPNGSGKSTLLKTIGGILEPTTGSVERRGRLAALIELGAGFHPDLTGRENVYLNAAILGQTQEETEARFEDILQFSGIGDFIDTQVKFYSSGMYVRLAFAVAINTDPDVLLVDEVLAVGDEQFQKKCLDKIREFQEQGRTIILVSHSLGQVQELCDSAVVLHHGEVKFQGSARLAVKNFREILEGRRVAEAEAANPEADANPGKVEHVELEIPGRAPGAEHRHGDDLVIRATFSHKDVLPEWRAGIKIETHLGHPAFGIDSRQTQVRHDPLRGTATVEWHLTDLRLGGGQYFVHVFLAKPNGEHIVIEREAARFVVVDEDTQSGIAWTKTTERQVKG from the coding sequence ATGAGCATCGACAACGACATCGCCCAGGAGACCCGGTCCCCGTTCACCGACGCACCGGCCGTCGTCACGGTCAAGAACGTCTCGAAGCGCTTCACGATCCGCAAGGACAACTCCCTCAAGGAGCGCATCGTCACCCTCGGCCGCGCCGGACGTCGGCACAGCGAGGACTTCTGGGCGCTCAAGGACATCAGCCTGGACATCCCGGCCGGCACCACGATCGGGCTGCTCGGCCCGAACGGCTCCGGCAAGTCGACGCTGCTGAAGACCATCGGCGGCATCCTCGAACCGACGACGGGTTCGGTCGAGCGCCGTGGTCGTCTCGCCGCACTCATCGAGCTCGGCGCCGGGTTCCACCCCGACCTGACCGGCCGCGAGAACGTCTACCTCAACGCCGCGATCCTCGGCCAGACGCAGGAGGAGACCGAGGCCCGCTTCGAGGACATCCTGCAGTTCTCCGGCATCGGCGACTTCATCGACACCCAGGTGAAGTTCTACTCGTCCGGCATGTACGTCCGGCTCGCCTTCGCGGTCGCGATCAACACCGACCCTGATGTCCTGCTGGTCGACGAGGTCCTGGCGGTCGGTGACGAGCAGTTCCAGAAGAAGTGCCTCGACAAGATCCGCGAGTTCCAGGAGCAGGGCCGCACGATCATCCTCGTGTCGCACTCCCTCGGACAGGTCCAGGAACTCTGCGACTCCGCCGTCGTCCTGCACCACGGCGAGGTCAAGTTCCAGGGCTCGGCGCGCCTCGCGGTGAAGAACTTCCGCGAGATCCTCGAGGGCCGTCGTGTCGCCGAGGCCGAGGCCGCGAACCCCGAGGCGGACGCGAACCCCGGCAAGGTCGAGCACGTCGAGCTCGAGATCCCCGGCCGCGCCCCCGGGGCCGAACACCGCCACGGCGACGACCTGGTGATCCGTGCGACCTTCTCGCACAAGGACGTCCTGCCCGAGTGGCGTGCCGGCATCAAGATCGAGACGCACCTCGGCCACCCCGCGTTCGGCATCGACAGCCGCCAGACGCAGGTGCGGCACGATCCGCTCCGCGGCACGGCCACCGTCGAGTGGCACCTCACCGACCTGCGGCTCGGTGGCGGCCAGTACTTCGTGCACGTCTTCCTCGCGAAGCCGAACGGCGAACACATCGTCATCGAGCGCGAGGCCGCGCGGTTCGTGGTCGTCGACGAGGACACGCAGTCCGGCATCGCCTGGACGAAGACCACCGAGCGCCAGGTCAAGGGCTGA
- a CDS encoding glycosyltransferase family 1 protein: protein MLIDATSVPPNRGGVARYISGLLTGLADLDVRVDVIAKPGDLDWLRGLAPVHRYHAAPGWTASRPARFVWEQIGLPRAVRRVGATILHSPHYTFPVTRASRTVVTLHDATFFSDPAAHSRLKVLFFRTWTRLARRFARATVAPSAATVSELDRFAGPARTATVVAHLGVDAALFHAPGADEVAAFRSTHRIDDGTEWIAFLGTVEPRKRVPELIAAHRALADRTGTDVPALLVAGGLGWDETARGQLEAAGDRPGAPLRYLGYLPIDQLRAFLGGSRVVAYPSIAEGFGLPVLEAMASRADVLTTDRLAIPEVGGDTVTYTEPDAGPIADALEQLLAQDPAVRADRVERAGARADGFTWAACARAHLGVFA from the coding sequence GTGCTGATCGACGCCACGTCGGTCCCGCCGAACCGTGGCGGGGTGGCTCGGTACATCTCGGGGCTCCTCACCGGCCTGGCCGACCTCGACGTCCGCGTCGACGTGATCGCGAAGCCCGGTGACCTCGACTGGCTCCGCGGGCTCGCACCGGTGCACCGCTACCACGCGGCGCCGGGGTGGACCGCCTCGCGGCCGGCGCGGTTCGTCTGGGAGCAGATCGGCCTGCCCCGTGCGGTGCGCCGTGTCGGGGCGACCATCCTGCACAGCCCGCACTACACGTTCCCGGTGACCCGTGCCTCCAGGACGGTCGTCACCCTGCACGACGCGACCTTCTTCAGCGACCCGGCCGCGCACTCGAGACTGAAGGTGCTCTTCTTCCGTACCTGGACGCGCCTTGCGCGCCGGTTCGCCCGTGCCACGGTGGCACCGAGTGCCGCCACGGTCAGCGAGCTCGACCGGTTCGCCGGTCCCGCGCGGACGGCGACGGTGGTCGCCCACCTCGGGGTGGACGCCGCCCTGTTCCACGCACCGGGCGCCGACGAGGTCGCGGCCTTCCGCAGCACCCACCGGATCGACGACGGCACGGAGTGGATCGCGTTCCTCGGCACCGTCGAACCACGGAAGCGCGTGCCGGAGCTCATCGCAGCGCACCGTGCCCTCGCCGACCGCACCGGCACCGACGTCCCCGCGCTGCTCGTCGCCGGTGGCCTCGGCTGGGACGAGACCGCCCGCGGACAGCTCGAAGCGGCCGGTGACCGACCGGGGGCGCCGCTGCGCTACCTCGGGTACCTGCCGATCGACCAGCTCCGCGCCTTCCTCGGTGGCTCCCGCGTCGTCGCCTACCCGAGCATCGCCGAGGGCTTCGGCCTCCCCGTGCTCGAGGCGATGGCGTCGCGTGCCGACGTCCTGACCACGGACCGTCTGGCGATCCCGGAGGTCGGCGGCGACACCGTCACCTACACCGAGCCGGACGCCGGCCCCATCGCGGACGCACTCGAGCAGCTGCTCGCGCAGGACCCCGCGGTCAGGGCGGACCGCGTGGAGCGCGCCGGTGCTCGTGCCGACGGCTTCACCTGGGCCGCGTGTGCCCGTGCCCACCTCGGGGTGTTCGCATGA
- a CDS encoding glycosyltransferase family 2 protein — MSGRAAIVTVSYNSLDVLPPFLTSTADASADDVEVVVADNDSADADELRGITEAAGARFLELGENRGYGAAANSAVATLDRDVRWVLVSNPDVVLEPLALDRMIATASADTTIGAVGPRLLEPTGEVYPSARLVPSLRTGLGHAAFANVWPGNPWTKRYRQDGDHSARRDAGWLSGACVLVRRDVFDRLGGFDEGYFMYFEDVDLGWRIGKAGFRNVYDPSATAVHVGGTATKGSSERMRKAHHESAYRFLAQKYSAWWLWPLRVALKVALSVRARATHTR, encoded by the coding sequence ATGAGCGGGCGGGCCGCGATCGTCACGGTGTCGTACAACTCCCTCGACGTGCTGCCGCCGTTCCTCACGTCCACGGCGGACGCCAGCGCCGACGACGTCGAGGTCGTCGTGGCGGACAACGACTCCGCCGACGCCGACGAGCTCCGCGGCATCACCGAGGCGGCCGGCGCACGCTTCCTGGAGCTCGGCGAGAACCGCGGGTACGGTGCCGCGGCGAACAGCGCGGTCGCCACGCTCGACCGGGACGTCCGATGGGTCCTCGTCTCGAACCCCGACGTCGTGCTCGAACCGCTCGCACTCGACCGGATGATCGCCACGGCGTCCGCCGACACCACGATCGGCGCCGTCGGGCCCCGACTCCTCGAACCCACCGGCGAGGTCTACCCCTCGGCGCGGCTGGTGCCGTCGCTCCGGACCGGACTCGGGCACGCCGCGTTCGCGAACGTCTGGCCGGGGAACCCGTGGACCAAGCGCTACCGCCAGGACGGCGACCACTCCGCCCGGCGCGACGCCGGGTGGCTGTCCGGCGCGTGCGTGCTGGTCCGCCGGGACGTGTTCGACCGGCTCGGCGGCTTCGACGAGGGCTACTTCATGTACTTCGAGGACGTGGACCTCGGCTGGCGGATCGGCAAGGCCGGCTTCCGCAACGTGTACGACCCGTCGGCCACCGCCGTCCACGTCGGCGGGACCGCCACCAAGGGTTCGTCGGAGCGCATGCGGAAGGCCCACCACGAGAGCGCCTACCGGTTCCTCGCGCAGAAGTACTCCGCGTGGTGGCTCTGGCCACTCCGCGTCGCGCTGAAGGTCGCACTGTCCGTGCGTGCCCGCGCCACCCACACCCGCTGA
- a CDS encoding glycosyltransferase family 2 protein has protein sequence MILAVTLMVRDEADVIPAWLDYHVAQGFDVFVITDNGSVDGTTELLTAFAERDDVTVDLRHDPVHRKQQGTVVTGMARDAATVHHADWVVNADADEFIVPVDRSLTVRQVFERLDPAIGAFTVPVVNLTGRLAKSGGGIERLHWRDERSVDDLRAAGLVAPPTTNAIHVGSPDVTVVQGNHQVSVANGAPVPDALRLEVLHLPWRSWKQYEHRVDVSGKAYEANPDLTPSPRHHGMRDYRRLHEGVLQSTFALRFVTDEDAVDGPFTRDDGVAEVLRRAGSPAVDAGSDPLVPAAELLRLQTLGRAITERDLRIEELEDQVRVGEETANTLRSTVQFERERAEAAIRETAARDAELAAMHARRVVRLADKAGDLARRVRRR, from the coding sequence ATGATCCTCGCCGTCACCCTGATGGTCCGCGACGAAGCGGACGTCATCCCCGCCTGGCTCGACTACCACGTCGCGCAGGGGTTCGACGTCTTCGTCATCACCGACAACGGATCAGTCGACGGCACGACGGAGCTCCTGACGGCCTTCGCCGAACGCGACGACGTGACCGTGGACCTGCGACACGACCCCGTGCACCGGAAGCAGCAGGGCACCGTCGTCACGGGCATGGCACGCGACGCGGCGACCGTCCACCACGCCGACTGGGTCGTCAACGCCGACGCCGACGAGTTCATCGTCCCGGTGGACCGTTCCCTGACGGTGCGACAGGTCTTCGAACGGCTCGACCCCGCCATCGGCGCGTTCACCGTGCCGGTCGTGAACCTCACCGGTCGTCTCGCGAAGTCCGGCGGGGGCATCGAGCGACTGCACTGGCGTGACGAGCGCTCCGTCGACGACCTCCGTGCGGCCGGCCTCGTCGCACCACCGACCACCAACGCGATCCACGTGGGCTCCCCCGACGTCACCGTCGTGCAGGGCAACCACCAGGTGAGCGTCGCCAACGGCGCCCCGGTGCCCGATGCGCTCCGGCTCGAGGTCCTGCACCTGCCGTGGCGCTCCTGGAAGCAGTACGAGCACCGTGTCGACGTGAGCGGCAAGGCCTACGAGGCGAACCCGGACCTGACCCCGAGCCCGCGCCACCACGGCATGCGCGACTACCGGCGGCTGCACGAGGGCGTCCTGCAGTCGACCTTCGCGCTCCGGTTCGTCACCGACGAGGACGCCGTCGACGGCCCGTTCACCCGGGACGACGGCGTGGCCGAGGTGCTGCGCCGCGCCGGCTCCCCCGCCGTGGACGCCGGAAGCGACCCGCTCGTCCCCGCGGCAGAACTCCTCCGCCTGCAGACCCTCGGGCGCGCGATCACCGAGCGGGACCTGCGGATCGAGGAGCTCGAGGACCAGGTCCGCGTCGGCGAGGAGACGGCGAACACGCTCCGCTCGACCGTGCAGTTCGAACGGGAGCGTGCCGAGGCCGCGATCCGCGAGACCGCCGCCCGTGACGCCGAGCTCGCCGCGATGCACGCCAGGCGGGTGGTCCGGCTCGCCGACAAGGCCGGGGACCTCGCGCGCCGGGTCCGCCGCCGCTAG
- a CDS encoding glycosyltransferase, translating to MTDAPRPGDGGFDVVVTVAESAYRDGAYLAAVAAARAAGAASVVVSAYDVHAGPTSVYPAVVDGDDHVAARATVAATWGGAVAAARPLLTSASVVVQDASVTVPVDGYGRLLRALGQEARVALAVVRTGDDVVASAGAVLPRATAPVASLLRGHPAEDAEVLDGVAVFAADEPCFATRTADLAAPVRTVDTRTAVARLTRDTADGADGDCVVVPLGRVYRTTALRERRYDTDAADALLAWGGRTDDTATAALGRLGFVPGVPSADQVGAPVALREPIVRAERGPGRLTLLDRGERLRWSIRIAAHPGPRGDDWGDTFFARDLAAALRSLGQEVVIDHRESHVRPFSEHLDDVALTLRGLDDTPVHPSATNVLWVISHPDLLTPAELARYDLRFAAGPAWASRTASSTGLPIAPLLQATDPARFHPGSQDPAYAGLDTAFVGKTRAVFRPVVRDAVAAGADMAVWGEGWEGLLPEGVHRGVFVPNDELPALYRSARVVLNDHWDDMARDGFLSNRLFDAAASGALVVTDPVPGVDELFHGAVRTYDSVEALQALVAGGEAATDEQRRVRGERIGAEHSFARRAAVLLDAVRSARAASAR from the coding sequence GTGACGGACGCGCCGCGACCTGGTGACGGCGGCTTCGACGTCGTCGTCACCGTCGCGGAGTCCGCGTACCGCGACGGCGCATACCTGGCGGCGGTCGCGGCCGCGCGCGCGGCCGGCGCGGCGTCGGTCGTCGTGAGCGCGTACGACGTGCACGCCGGTCCGACGAGCGTCTACCCGGCCGTCGTCGACGGCGACGACCACGTCGCCGCCCGCGCGACCGTCGCGGCCACCTGGGGCGGCGCGGTCGCCGCGGCACGCCCGCTCCTGACGAGCGCATCGGTCGTCGTCCAGGACGCGTCCGTCACGGTGCCGGTCGACGGGTACGGCCGCCTGCTCCGCGCGCTCGGCCAGGAGGCACGGGTCGCCCTGGCCGTCGTCCGCACCGGGGACGACGTGGTCGCGAGCGCCGGTGCGGTGCTGCCGCGTGCGACGGCTCCCGTCGCGTCGCTCCTCCGGGGCCACCCCGCCGAGGACGCCGAGGTCCTCGACGGCGTCGCCGTCTTCGCCGCTGACGAGCCGTGCTTCGCCACCCGCACGGCGGACCTGGCGGCACCGGTCCGGACCGTCGACACCCGCACGGCCGTCGCCCGGCTCACCCGGGACACCGCGGACGGTGCTGACGGCGACTGCGTCGTCGTGCCGCTCGGCCGGGTCTACCGGACGACCGCGCTGCGTGAGCGCCGCTACGACACCGATGCCGCTGACGCCCTGCTCGCCTGGGGTGGACGGACGGACGACACCGCCACCGCCGCGCTCGGCCGACTCGGCTTCGTGCCGGGCGTGCCGTCGGCCGACCAGGTGGGCGCACCGGTCGCGCTGCGGGAGCCGATCGTCCGGGCCGAACGCGGTCCGGGGCGGCTGACGCTCCTCGACCGCGGCGAGCGGCTCCGGTGGTCGATCCGGATCGCCGCACACCCGGGACCCCGCGGGGACGACTGGGGCGACACGTTCTTCGCGCGCGACCTCGCCGCCGCACTCCGGTCCCTCGGGCAAGAGGTCGTGATCGACCACCGCGAGTCCCACGTCCGGCCGTTCTCCGAGCACCTGGACGACGTCGCACTGACGCTGCGCGGGCTCGACGACACCCCCGTGCACCCATCGGCGACGAACGTGCTCTGGGTGATCTCGCACCCCGACCTGCTGACACCGGCCGAACTCGCCCGCTACGACCTGCGGTTCGCTGCCGGACCGGCGTGGGCGTCCCGCACGGCGTCGTCGACCGGGTTGCCCATTGCTCCGCTCCTGCAGGCCACCGACCCGGCGCGGTTCCACCCGGGCAGCCAGGACCCGGCGTACGCGGGGCTCGACACGGCGTTCGTCGGCAAGACCCGGGCGGTGTTCCGGCCGGTGGTCCGCGACGCCGTGGCGGCCGGTGCCGACATGGCGGTGTGGGGCGAGGGCTGGGAGGGGCTGCTGCCGGAGGGCGTGCACCGCGGTGTCTTCGTGCCGAACGACGAGCTGCCGGCGCTCTACCGCAGCGCTCGCGTCGTGCTGAACGACCACTGGGACGACATGGCGCGGGACGGGTTCCTGTCGAACCGGCTCTTCGACGCCGCGGCATCAGGAGCGCTCGTCGTCACGGACCCGGTCCCAGGCGTCGACGAGCTGTTCCACGGTGCGGTCCGGACGTACGACTCGGTGGAGGCGCTGCAGGCGCTCGTCGCGGGCGGGGAAGCGGCGACGGACGAGCAGCGCCGCGTCCGCGGGGAACGGATCGGCGCGGAGCACTCGTTCGCGCGCCGGGCAGCGGTGCTGCTCGACGCCGTCAGGAGCGCGCGCGCCGCGTCGGCTCGCTAG
- the rfbA gene encoding glucose-1-phosphate thymidylyltransferase RfbA yields MKGIILAGGSGTRLWPITKGISKQLMPIYDKPMVYYPLSTLMMAGIREVLVITTPEYNEQFKALLGDGSALGMEIQYAVQPSPDGLAQAFVIGEDFIGDDSVALVLGDNIFHGTGLGTSLKKNTEVQGATIFAYHVADPKAYGVVEFDDDFTAVSIEEKPAEPKSNYAVPGLYFYDNKVIEIAKTIEPSARGELEISTVNERYLEAGELGVQVLDRGTAWLDTGTFESMMQASEYVKVIEDRQGFKVGCIEEIAWRNGWIDDAQLADLAAPLVKGGYGVYLQNLLRG; encoded by the coding sequence GTGAAGGGCATCATCCTCGCCGGCGGTTCCGGCACGCGCCTCTGGCCGATCACCAAGGGCATCAGCAAGCAGCTCATGCCGATCTACGACAAGCCGATGGTCTACTACCCGCTGTCGACGCTCATGATGGCCGGCATCCGCGAGGTCCTCGTGATCACGACGCCGGAGTACAACGAGCAGTTCAAGGCGCTCCTCGGCGACGGCTCGGCCCTCGGCATGGAGATCCAGTACGCCGTGCAGCCGTCCCCCGACGGCCTCGCGCAGGCCTTCGTCATCGGCGAGGACTTCATCGGCGACGACAGCGTCGCGCTCGTCCTCGGCGACAACATCTTCCACGGCACCGGTCTCGGCACCAGCCTGAAGAAGAACACCGAGGTCCAGGGCGCGACGATCTTCGCGTACCACGTGGCCGACCCGAAGGCGTACGGCGTCGTGGAGTTCGACGACGACTTCACCGCGGTCTCCATCGAGGAGAAGCCGGCGGAGCCGAAGTCCAACTACGCCGTTCCCGGCCTGTACTTCTACGACAACAAGGTCATCGAGATCGCGAAGACCATCGAGCCGAGCGCCCGCGGGGAGCTCGAGATCTCGACGGTCAACGAGCGCTACCTCGAGGCGGGCGAGCTCGGCGTGCAGGTCCTCGACCGCGGAACCGCCTGGCTCGACACCGGCACGTTCGAGTCGATGATGCAGGCCTCCGAGTACGTGAAGGTCATCGAGGACCGTCAGGGCTTCAAGGTCGGCTGCATCGAGGAGATCGCCTGGCGCAACGGCTGGATCGACGACGCACAGCTCGCCGACCTCGCCGCACCGCTCGTCAAGGGCGGCTACGGCGTCTACCTGCAGAACCTGCTGCGCGGCTGA
- the rfbC gene encoding dTDP-4-dehydrorhamnose 3,5-epimerase has translation MQIRELKIPGAWEFTPVQHGDARGAFLEAYRADVLEETVGHPLDLRQVNMSVSSRGVARGIHYALVAPSQAKYVTAVRGAFIDYIVDIRVGSPTFGQWDSVRIDDVDRKAVYLSEGLGHAIVALEDASTVNYLVSAHYNPEREKGITILDPTVGLELPDGIGEPVLSEKDTSAPTLEQAAELGLLPTYDECVAYTESLRTKN, from the coding sequence GTGCAGATCCGCGAACTGAAGATCCCCGGCGCGTGGGAGTTCACCCCCGTCCAGCACGGCGACGCACGAGGAGCATTCCTCGAGGCCTACCGCGCCGACGTCCTCGAGGAGACCGTCGGGCACCCGCTCGACCTCCGCCAGGTGAACATGTCCGTCTCGTCGCGCGGCGTCGCGCGCGGGATCCACTACGCCCTCGTCGCGCCGAGCCAGGCCAAGTACGTGACGGCCGTCCGTGGCGCGTTCATCGACTACATCGTCGACATCCGCGTCGGGTCGCCGACGTTCGGGCAGTGGGACTCGGTCCGCATCGACGACGTCGACCGCAAGGCCGTCTACCTCTCCGAGGGGCTCGGCCACGCGATCGTCGCGCTCGAGGACGCCTCCACCGTGAACTACCTCGTCAGCGCCCACTACAACCCGGAGCGCGAGAAGGGCATCACGATCCTCGACCCGACCGTCGGGCTCGAGCTGCCGGACGGCATCGGCGAGCCGGTGCTCTCCGAGAAGGACACCAGCGCACCGACGCTCGAGCAGGCGGCCGAGCTCGGTCTGCTGCCGACGTACGACGAGTGCGTCGCCTACACCGAGTCCCTCCGGACCAAGAACTAA
- a CDS encoding DUF2142 domain-containing protein, with protein sequence MLANVDEPSGTTVRELPPRPRRVLDPVLGPIGRLLRRLGAAPVLYAIVAAVTVGYFIAAVPAGWGLDEQSHVNRAYQVQQGQLLPQLRDDGRTFGGEIPTDLQRFDMLGWDWANHVDYRAPYFQRHDFRDRAQYDELGSVVLGPDSPTESVDFTNAGASSFVPYLPSAVGMRIGLALHQDVATVMVLGRVVNALVAIGLTTLAIGLLRRSRSRWLLMAVGLLPSVLFLDSYTTADSFTTAICMLFVAGIVRLCTDQHPRLAIVIGTAAAGLGVVAAKPTYVLLLALALLVPLARWTTARRSDAAGRPRTLREFGAAAAFLVVAAVPTLVLLSVTSPIAKAIRLQRVGVWQGIDSGRQVHFLLEHPTALAGILGRSVASFGEWWVHGLVGAFGYNAVDLMQPFSTIAVIGVVLAAVVADRLPRLVALGMAVVGAVTALAVIVALYLTFNVVGSPDVVGVQGRYFAPLVALLGVGIAGLVPIRARVSDRGGAALFTTLAVVPLVASVVQWHVTLY encoded by the coding sequence ATGCTCGCGAACGTCGATGAACCGTCCGGCACCACGGTGCGGGAGCTGCCACCTCGACCGCGGCGTGTCCTCGACCCGGTGCTCGGGCCGATCGGCCGACTGCTGCGCCGACTCGGTGCCGCACCGGTGCTCTACGCGATCGTCGCGGCCGTCACGGTCGGGTACTTCATCGCAGCGGTGCCGGCCGGCTGGGGGCTCGACGAGCAGTCGCACGTCAACCGGGCGTACCAGGTGCAGCAGGGACAGCTGCTCCCCCAGCTCCGGGACGACGGCCGGACCTTCGGTGGGGAGATCCCGACCGACCTGCAGCGCTTCGACATGCTCGGGTGGGACTGGGCGAACCACGTCGACTACCGAGCCCCGTACTTCCAGCGCCACGACTTCCGCGACCGCGCCCAGTACGACGAGCTGGGCTCCGTCGTCCTGGGCCCCGATTCCCCCACCGAGTCCGTCGACTTCACCAACGCGGGCGCGTCGAGCTTCGTGCCGTACCTGCCGAGTGCCGTGGGGATGCGGATCGGCCTCGCACTGCACCAGGACGTCGCGACGGTGATGGTGCTCGGCCGGGTCGTGAACGCCCTCGTCGCGATCGGGTTGACGACACTCGCCATCGGTCTGCTCCGACGCAGCCGGTCCCGCTGGTTGTTGATGGCGGTGGGGCTCCTGCCGAGCGTGCTGTTCCTGGACTCGTACACGACCGCCGACTCCTTCACGACCGCGATCTGCATGCTCTTCGTCGCCGGCATCGTGCGGCTCTGCACGGACCAGCACCCCCGCCTCGCGATCGTCATCGGGACGGCCGCCGCCGGCCTCGGCGTCGTGGCCGCGAAACCCACGTACGTGCTGCTCCTCGCGCTCGCGCTCCTCGTCCCGCTCGCCAGGTGGACCACCGCTCGTCGATCGGACGCCGCCGGGCGACCCAGGACGCTCCGCGAGTTCGGTGCGGCCGCAGCGTTCCTGGTCGTCGCCGCGGTGCCGACGCTCGTCCTGCTGTCCGTGACCAGCCCGATCGCGAAGGCCATCCGACTGCAGCGGGTGGGCGTCTGGCAGGGCATCGACTCCGGCCGGCAGGTGCACTTCCTGCTCGAGCACCCGACGGCGTTGGCCGGCATCCTCGGCCGGTCGGTCGCATCGTTCGGCGAGTGGTGGGTGCACGGCCTCGTCGGGGCGTTCGGGTACAACGCCGTCGACCTCATGCAGCCGTTCAGCACGATCGCCGTCATCGGCGTCGTCCTCGCGGCGGTCGTCGCGGACCGGCTGCCGCGGCTCGTCGCGCTCGGGATGGCCGTCGTCGGAGCCGTGACCGCGCTCGCCGTGATCGTCGCGCTCTACCTGACCTTCAACGTGGTGGGGTCCCCCGACGTCGTCGGCGTGCAGGGTCGGTACTTCGCTCCGCTCGTGGCGCTGCTCGGGGTCGGCATCGCCGGACTCGTCCCGATCCGCGCACGGGTGAGCGACCGCGGCGGCGCGGCGTTGTTCACGACGCTCGCGGTCGTGCCGCTGGTCGCGTCCGTGGTGCAGTGGCACGTGACCCTCTACTGA
- a CDS encoding glycosyltransferase family 2 protein, with the protein MKLFVQIPCLNEEQTLPSVLETIPTSIPGVDEIEILVIDDGSTDRTVEVAKAHGVRHFVRHTTNMGLARSFRDGVDYALLHGADIVVNTDGDNQYPQSQIADLVQPILRREAEIVIGDRQTRTIEHFSGFKKLMQRFGSWVASRAAGLDLPDAASGFRAYSKYSLIRLNIVTRFSYCMETIVQAGYKRLAIASIPITTNAKTRESRLFKNIWQHMFQSGSAIARVYLMYRPMALFLWVALVLGGLGAWPLVRYLVLLAMHTGGNHLQSIILGVVLLITAVLAIVIGVVADLTRLNRTLAEEQLDLQKLARYGD; encoded by the coding sequence GTGAAACTGTTCGTGCAGATCCCTTGCCTCAACGAGGAGCAGACGCTCCCCTCGGTGCTCGAGACCATCCCCACGTCGATCCCCGGGGTCGACGAGATCGAGATCCTCGTCATCGACGACGGCTCGACCGACCGCACCGTCGAGGTCGCGAAGGCGCACGGCGTCCGGCACTTCGTGCGGCACACGACGAACATGGGGCTCGCCCGGTCGTTCCGCGACGGGGTCGACTACGCACTGCTGCACGGTGCGGACATCGTCGTGAACACCGACGGCGACAACCAGTACCCGCAGTCCCAGATCGCCGACCTCGTCCAGCCGATCCTCCGACGCGAGGCGGAGATCGTGATCGGCGACCGGCAGACGCGGACGATCGAGCACTTCTCCGGCTTCAAGAAGCTGATGCAGCGATTCGGTTCGTGGGTCGCGAGCCGCGCAGCCGGGCTCGACCTCCCCGACGCCGCGAGCGGGTTCCGCGCGTACTCGAAGTACTCGCTCATCCGGCTGAACATCGTCACGCGCTTCAGCTACTGCATGGAGACGATCGTCCAGGCCGGGTACAAGCGCCTGGCGATCGCAAGCATCCCGATCACGACGAACGCCAAGACCCGGGAATCGCGCCTCTTCAAGAACATCTGGCAGCACATGTTCCAATCGGGCTCGGCGATCGCCCGTGTCTACCTGATGTACCGGCCGATGGCGCTGTTCCTCTGGGTGGCGCTCGTCCTCGGCGGACTCGGCGCGTGGCCGCTGGTGCGCTACCTGGTGCTGCTCGCGATGCACACCGGCGGGAACCACCTCCAGTCGATCATCCTCGGTGTGGTGCTGCTCATCACCGCGGTCCTCGCGATCGTGATCGGTGTCGTCGCCGACCTCACCAGGCTGAACCGGACCCTCGCGGAAGAGCAGCTCGACCTGCAGAAGCTCGCACGGTACGGTGACTGA